A portion of the Bifidobacterium sp. ESL0800 genome contains these proteins:
- a CDS encoding glutamine amidotransferase — protein sequence MRPSHASSQDSQEPQAARPIDVMSIYPKDMNIYGDWGNVLTIKRRLALYGYEPVIHAYNQGDPWPEHVDMILGGGGQDSGQEKISDDFFKRADTLRALAQQDVPMLMICGMYQLFGEYFETIDGTKLDGIGIFGVYTEGREKRMIGNLLEHSDQFGDVIGYENHSGQTFLRDGVTPFGRVDHEGCGNNGEDHSEGARVRNVIGTYMHGPLLPKNPKVSDFLINAAATHRYGEFRPQQSDAQKAELAHIDALAASARRVAATRPR from the coding sequence ATGCGGCCCTCGCACGCTTCTTCGCAGGATTCGCAAGAGCCACAGGCTGCCCGTCCGATTGACGTGATGTCCATCTATCCCAAGGATATGAACATCTACGGCGACTGGGGCAATGTGCTCACCATCAAGCGCCGGCTTGCGCTGTATGGCTACGAGCCGGTCATCCACGCCTATAACCAAGGTGACCCGTGGCCGGAGCATGTCGATATGATTCTCGGCGGCGGCGGGCAGGACAGCGGGCAGGAAAAGATTTCCGATGACTTCTTCAAACGGGCGGACACTTTGCGTGCCTTGGCGCAACAGGACGTGCCGATGCTGATGATCTGCGGCATGTATCAGCTCTTCGGCGAGTATTTCGAGACCATCGACGGCACGAAACTTGACGGCATCGGCATTTTCGGCGTCTATACCGAAGGCCGCGAGAAGCGTATGATCGGCAATCTGCTGGAGCATTCCGACCAGTTCGGCGATGTCATCGGCTACGAGAACCATTCCGGCCAGACGTTCCTGCGTGACGGCGTGACACCGTTCGGCCGCGTCGACCACGAGGGTTGCGGCAACAATGGTGAGGATCATAGTGAAGGCGCCCGTGTCCGCAACGTCATCGGCACTTACATGCACGGCCCGTTGTTGCCCAAGAACCCCAAGGTTTCCGACTTCCTCATCAACGCCGCTGCCACGCATCGTTATGGCGAGTTCCGGCCGCAGCAAAGCGACGCGCAAAAAGCCGAACTCGCCCATATCGACGCTCTGGCTGCCAGCGCCCGTCGCGTCGCCGCAACGCGCCCGCGATAG
- the upp gene encoding uracil phosphoribosyltransferase translates to MQVHVLDHPLVEHKLTVLRDKNTPSNIFRELISELVTLEAYEATRNLDVVDRDIETPIAKMTGKHLASPRPMVVPILRAGLGMLDGMTRLLPTAEVGFLGMKRDEDTLDIITYANRLPDDLTGRQCFLLDPMLATGGTTVAATHYLAERGAKDITSINILAATPGLKHVEETLDPSIDFKVVVCGVDERLNEHGYIVPGLGDAGDRLYGLID, encoded by the coding sequence ATGCAAGTACATGTTTTGGATCACCCGCTGGTCGAGCACAAGCTCACCGTTCTGCGGGATAAGAACACACCCTCCAACATCTTCCGCGAGCTCATCAGCGAACTGGTGACGCTCGAGGCCTACGAAGCCACGCGCAACCTCGACGTGGTCGACCGCGATATCGAGACGCCGATCGCCAAGATGACCGGCAAGCACCTCGCCAGCCCGCGCCCCATGGTCGTCCCGATCCTACGCGCCGGCTTGGGAATGCTCGATGGCATGACCCGCCTGCTGCCCACCGCCGAAGTCGGATTCCTCGGCATGAAGCGCGACGAGGACACCCTCGACATCATCACCTACGCCAACCGCCTGCCCGATGACCTCACCGGCCGTCAGTGCTTCCTCCTGGACCCGATGCTCGCCACCGGCGGCACCACCGTCGCAGCCACGCACTATCTGGCCGAGCGCGGCGCCAAGGACATCACCTCGATCAACATCTTGGCGGCGACCCCTGGCTTGAAGCACGTCGAAGAGACGCTCGACCCATCCATCGACTTCAAGGTCGTGGTGTGCGGCGTCGATGAGAGGCTCAACGAGCACGGCTATATCGTCCCGGGCCTCGGCGACGCTGGCGACCGTCTCTACGGCCTGATCGACTGA
- a CDS encoding lipopolysaccharide core heptose(II) kinase RfaY, producing the protein MADSVASAADDDEINLFGRRESFAQRYHLTRRGNVKRLGQIVKIMGQFDVTKGITPRKMRLMLEALGPTFVKAGQMLSMRSEILPQQYCDELAKLRADADPMPYQTVVETLEQEYGRPVDEIFADIDPKPLGSASLAQVHRATLVTGEDVAVKVQRPGVRQTMAQDVSIMRSIAKAATRFMGSSMQVVDLGGVVEELWDTFEDETDFLIEARHLAEFKRFCEPYRYMDCPKPYMDLCTQHVVVMDYIDGISLNHTGKLIEEGYDLKEIGTKLVDNYAAQILDNGFFHADPHPGNVIISGGKIILIDLGMVGRLDRKTRQVLRQMIFAVGKQDSPALADGLLRFADVQPDSEDYPQLLSDLDVIVEEYGKVDLADLNIAEFAMALTNLAQRHGIEVPSTITTMSRAMVTLEGTLDEFIPDVNMIQIITDHATTSKRLDEVAVDEIKSLGIEGNKALHGSLDALAESKVAMRMLTRGQLRMNMEIVGSEEPLKQISDMINRLTMALIVVGLFVGSSIVYYAGMKPIVFGIPVVGFMGYVVAFILGAWIVFDIYFKGRKAKKAAKGK; encoded by the coding sequence TTGGCTGACTCGGTCGCCTCAGCCGCTGACGACGACGAAATCAACCTTTTCGGTCGGCGCGAATCGTTTGCGCAACGCTACCACCTGACCCGTCGTGGCAATGTCAAACGTCTCGGCCAGATCGTCAAGATCATGGGCCAGTTCGACGTCACCAAAGGGATTACGCCCCGTAAGATGCGGCTGATGCTGGAGGCGCTCGGTCCGACTTTCGTCAAAGCCGGCCAGATGCTTTCGATGCGTTCGGAGATTCTGCCGCAGCAGTATTGCGATGAACTGGCGAAATTGCGCGCCGATGCCGATCCGATGCCATATCAGACGGTTGTTGAAACGCTGGAGCAGGAATACGGGCGTCCGGTGGACGAGATTTTCGCCGATATCGATCCCAAGCCGTTGGGTTCCGCTTCCTTGGCCCAGGTGCATCGCGCCACCCTCGTCACCGGCGAGGACGTTGCGGTGAAGGTGCAGCGGCCGGGCGTGCGGCAGACGATGGCGCAGGACGTCTCCATCATGCGTTCGATCGCCAAGGCCGCCACGCGCTTCATGGGCTCCAGCATGCAGGTGGTCGACCTCGGCGGTGTGGTCGAAGAGCTTTGGGACACGTTCGAGGATGAGACGGACTTCCTGATAGAAGCGCGGCATCTCGCGGAATTCAAGCGTTTCTGCGAACCGTACCGCTATATGGACTGCCCGAAACCGTATATGGACCTGTGCACCCAGCACGTCGTGGTGATGGATTATATCGACGGCATTTCGTTGAACCATACCGGCAAACTCATCGAGGAAGGCTACGATTTGAAGGAAATCGGCACCAAACTGGTCGACAACTATGCGGCGCAGATCCTCGACAACGGCTTCTTCCATGCCGACCCGCACCCGGGCAACGTCATCATTTCCGGAGGTAAGATCATTCTGATCGATCTGGGGATGGTCGGCCGTCTCGACCGCAAAACGCGTCAGGTGCTGCGGCAGATGATTTTCGCCGTGGGCAAGCAGGATTCGCCGGCGCTCGCCGACGGGTTGCTGCGGTTTGCCGACGTCCAACCTGATTCCGAGGATTATCCGCAGCTGTTGAGCGATCTCGACGTGATCGTGGAGGAATATGGCAAGGTCGATCTCGCCGATCTCAACATCGCCGAGTTCGCGATGGCGCTGACCAATCTTGCGCAACGTCACGGCATCGAGGTCCCTTCGACCATTACGACGATGAGCCGCGCGATGGTCACGCTCGAAGGCACTCTGGACGAGTTCATTCCCGACGTCAACATGATTCAGATCATCACCGACCATGCCACCACCAGCAAACGCTTGGACGAGGTCGCCGTCGACGAGATCAAGTCGCTTGGCATCGAAGGCAACAAAGCGCTGCACGGGTCGCTCGATGCGCTTGCGGAGAGCAAGGTCGCCATGCGTATGCTCACCCGCGGCCAGCTGCGGATGAACATGGAGATCGTCGGCAGTGAGGAGCCGCTGAAGCAGATTTCCGACATGATCAATCGCCTGACCATGGCGCTGATCGTGGTCGGCCTGTTCGTCGGTTCGTCCATCGTCTACTACGCCGGCATGAAACCCATCGTTTTCGGCATCCCCGTGGTCGGTTTCATGGGTTATGTCGTCGCGTTCATCCTCGGCGCCTGGATCGTCTTCGACATCTATTTCAAAGGCCGCAAAGCGAAGAAAGCCGCCAAAGGCAAGTAG
- a CDS encoding phasin family protein — MADYKLGDGLRTVFLAGIGAMATTAEKGQEIVDALVKKGELTVEQGRTLNTELKHKAQEVKDDMKEQNAKAKDEAEGSKPDADKSDEGDEKAE; from the coding sequence ATGGCTGATTACAAACTGGGCGACGGGCTGCGCACCGTGTTTCTGGCCGGCATCGGAGCAATGGCGACTACCGCTGAAAAAGGGCAGGAAATCGTCGACGCGCTGGTCAAGAAGGGCGAGCTGACGGTGGAGCAGGGCAGGACGCTCAACACCGAGCTCAAGCACAAGGCGCAGGAAGTCAAAGACGATATGAAAGAGCAGAACGCCAAAGCCAAGGACGAGGCCGAGGGCAGCAAGCCGGACGCCGACAAGTCCGATGAAGGCGACGAAAAAGCCGAATAA